A region of the Acidobacteriota bacterium genome:
CCGGAAGAAGCGGTGGAGGAAGAGATGGAAGCCGCCGACGCCGACCCGTACACCAAGCGCCTGATCTTCCTCGCCAGCAACTACAGCTTCTCCGAGGAAAACCAGGAGCGCTCGGTGAACGACGGTTTCGCCCACCTGCGCTGGGTGCGCAAGACCCGCCCCGACTTCGGCGTCGAGACCTTCGTGCAATACCAATTCAACGAGTTCTTGCGCCTCGACACGCGCTACCTGGTGGGAGCCGGCCTACGCTTCGGCCTGTTGATCCAGAAGCAGCGGGAAATCTTCGCCGGCACCGGCTATATGTACGAGTACGAGAAGCTGGATTCGGAGGAGGTGCGCAGCGGCGAGGAGCTGGAGTCCCGCAACCATCGCTGGACCAATTATCTGAGCTTCAAGATGGGTTCCGCGGACCAGCGCCTGAGCCTGGTGAGCACCACGTACTTCCAGATCAAGATCGACGAGGTGGAGGATTTCCGCATCCTCGAGGAGGCGGAGTTTCAGGTCAAGCTCACCGAGCGGGCGCGGCTGGGCTTGAGCCTCTCGGTGCTCCACGACAACCAGCCTCCCCTCGGCGTCGAGGAGACCGACCTCCGTCTCCTCAACCGGATTCGCTACACGTTCTGAGGGTCTTCCTCGGGGGCACTATCCAGCGAGC
Encoded here:
- a CDS encoding DUF481 domain-containing protein, whose product is MKRRPSRSPSSFSTLQCQLVAALALVLLTAPADAQINTERLRLGAEESGYSGHFDLSLALRDGNTDVFSIGTGFHLQHAVLEVPPTPEDAHASEQAVATAAAGTPSGADALPEEAVEEEMEAADADPYTKRLIFLASNYSFSEENQERSVNDGFAHLRWVRKTRPDFGVETFVQYQFNEFLRLDTRYLVGAGLRFGLLIQKQREIFAGTGYMYEYEKLDSEEVRSGEELESRNHRWTNYLSFKMGSADQRLSLVSTTYFQIKIDEVEDFRILEEAEFQVKLTERARLGLSLSVLHDNQPPLGVEETDLRLLNRIRYTF